Proteins from one Limanda limanda chromosome 9, fLimLim1.1, whole genome shotgun sequence genomic window:
- the htr2b gene encoding 5-hydroxytryptamine receptor 2B, with translation MSQAVASPLETNSSWPGEDSGVQLRWAALLIVMVIIPTIGGNILVILAVSLERKLQNATNYFLMSLAVADLLVGLLVMPIALVTVLYNSGWPLPEFLCPIWIFLDVLFSTASIMHLCAISLDRYIAIKKPIQHSQYKSRAKAMVKIALVWLISICIAIPIPIKGLMNYHLPNNVTFNSNHTCLLKTDTFREFIMFGSLVAFFIPLTIMLVIYLLTVQVLRKKVYLLKSRVTQRFSSQAVSTVFQREQGAPSPRTEQLNMLDNRLPRMQEKSNAGTTNSPTGGEINFRRMSTMGKKSMQTLSNEQRASKVLGIVFLLFVVMWCPFFITNITSVLCASCDVNVMARLMEIFVWVGYVSSGINPLVYTLFNKTFRQAFGRYMTCNYKTGHEPGSQPGALNADRTLTRISFRSSMAANSKLFMKRGMINGIGTVSYQSPLRCRQAAVQSSGGVVLDTMLLTENEGGKHEEHVSSV, from the exons ATGTCTCAGGCAGTCGCGTCTCCACTTGAGACTAACAGCTCGTGGCCAGGAGAGGATTCTGGGGTTCAGCTGAGATGGGCCGCCCTGCTTATCGTCATGGTCATCATCCCCACTATCGGGGGCAACATCCTGGTCATTCTTGCGGTTTCCCTCGAGAGAAAGCTGCAGAATGCCACAAACTACTTTTTGATGTCACTTGCCGTTGCTGATCTACTGGTGGGACTCCTAGTGATGCCCATTGCTCTTGTCACCGTTCTCTACA ACTCTGGCTGGCCTCTTCCTGAGTTCCTCTGCCCTATCTGGATCTTCCTCGATGTGCTGTTTTCTACAGCATCAATTATGCACCTATGCGCCATTTCTCTGGATCGCTACATTGCCATCAAGAAGCCAATCCAACACAGCCAGTACAAATCCAGGGCAAAGGCAATGGTGAAGATTGCACTGGTGTGGCTCATATCCATTT GTATTGCCATCCCCATTCCAATTAAGGGACTCATGAACTACCACCTTCCCAACAATGTCACCTTCAACAGTAACCACACATGCCTGCTGAAAACCGACACCTTCCGGGAGTTCATCATGTTTGGCTCCTTGGTAGCATTCTTCATCCCTTTGACCATTATGCTGGTCATCTACCTTCTCACTGTACAGGTGCTGCGCAAAAAGGTTTATTTGCTCAAGTCAAGGGTGACTCAGCGCTTTAGCTCCCAAGCAGTCTCAACAGTTTTTCAAAGGGAACAGGGTGCACCCTCACCTCGGACTGAGCAACTGAACATGCTAGACAACCGACTTCCAAGGATGCAAGAAAAATCTAATGCAGGCACAACAAACTCTCCTACAGGGGGTGAAATTAACTTTCGAAGAATGTCGACAATGGGCAAGAAGTCAATGCAGACTCTGAGCAATGAGCAGCGCGCCTCAAAGGTTCTGGGCATAGTCTTCCTTCTCTTCGTAGTGATGTGGTGCCCTTTCTTCATCACCAACATCACCTCCGTGCTATGTGCCAGCTGTGATGTTAATGTGATGGCCCGCCTCATGGAGATATTTGTTTGGGTTGGTTATGTGTCATCAGGTATCAACCCCTTGGTCTACACTCTATTCAACAAAACTTTCAGACAGGCATTCGGGCGTTATATGACATGTAATTACAAAACTGGTCACGAGCCAGGAAGCCAACCAGGGGCCTTAAATGCAGATCGGACGCTCACACGGATTTCATTCAGATCTTCTATGGCGGCAAACTCTAAACTGTTTATGAAACGAGGAATGATAAACGGCATTGGAACGGTGAGCTATCAAAGTCCGCTGAGGTGCAGACAAGCAGCTGTACAGTCATCCGGTGGTGTTGTCTTAGACACAATGCTTCTGACTGAGAATGAAGGTGGTAAGCATGAAGAACATGTTAGCTCTGTGTAG